A region of the candidate division WOR-3 bacterium genome:
CGACTGAGGAAAATCTCTTTTGGAATTCCATGCGAAAACATCTTTGCCTTGATCCGCTGCGGATTCGATCAGGCTTCTCGTTCCGCTTTTCATAGTGGCTTCAACTAAAAGCACTATGTCCGAAACAGAAGCGATGAACGAATTCGCTGTTTTGAAATCAGAAGCGAAAACATTCCGACTTTTCGACGGAGGCAGAAGCCATATCAAAACACCTCCGGAAAGAGTGATTTTTCTGGCTAATTCAAACTGACAGCGAGGATAGATATCACCCACAGCGCAGGGTATGACAGCTATACCTGGAAAAGGTTTCTTCAAGAGTGCTTTTTGAACGCACGAAGAAATCCCCAGAGAAAGGTCCGAAATCACCCTGTAACCGTTTGATGAAAGATAAAGAGCTGCTTTCATCGCGATTGTCCTACCTTGATCAGTCGGTCTTCTTGTGCCTACTACAGCCGCAATTTTATCTTTGTTGTTTGTTTTATTCCCTTTATAAAAATAGACAGGGAAAAATTCTACTTTCCTGACATCACCCTCACCAAAACAGGCAATGGAAATCCCGTTTTCATGCAGACCGTTGAACTTAGATGAAATTTTTCCGGAGTTGAGCGCTTTTTTGAAAGATCCGCAGTCTTCTGTCTTTCTGCATATTTCAGACCATTCGTTTTTATTATAGAACCTGTCGATATAACGGATATCCAATCAGGTCGCCTCTTTAAATGCCATGTACGAATTGATTTCTTCGTAAAGATCTTCATGATTTTTCAAAAGCCATTTCATCAAATGATCTACAAAAGAAGGCTCCGCGTTTTCAAGATACTCGACAGCGAACCTCTCCGGGTTTTTCCTGATTATTTTTTCTATGGCTTTTGCGGCTTCTTCAGCCACCGTGATGTTTTTTGATTCCAGATTTTCATAGATCAAAGTCACGCTTCTCGGTTCTCCAATTAGGCCAAGAGCGAAGCACGCGCTCGATTTGAGGTACCAGACACCATCTTTCATTACGTCTAGTATCAACTGAACAGCTTCATCTGATCCTTTTTTCCCCAAAGCTTCTGCCGCGGCAAGGCGCACGTTCCAACTTTCGTCTCCGAGAGCTT
Encoded here:
- a CDS encoding DNA-processing protein DprA; translated protein: MDIRYIDRFYNKNEWSEICRKTEDCGSFKKALNSGKISSKFNGLHENGISIACFGEGDVRKVEFFPVYFYKGNKTNNKDKIAAVVGTRRPTDQGRTIAMKAALYLSSNGYRVISDLSLGISSCVQKALLKKPFPGIAVIPCAVGDIYPRCQFELARKITLSGGVLIWLLPPSKSRNVFASDFKTANSFIASVSDIVLLVEATMKSGTRSLIESAADQGKDVFAWNSKRDFPQSQLPRHLIESGCGYFESVEELAVLAGFKPDDNRPVLKLTKEEKTILSEAVNEISIPLLVEKAGIPVKKALVIIADLEAKGLLEKTPGGKVVGFSK
- a CDS encoding HEAT repeat domain-containing protein; translated protein: MPEDKNIIEAPLIATGELKSDNLKERIENVKLYAESDSLSSMKNLVEALGDESWNVRLAAAEALGKKGSDEAVQLILDVMKDGVWYLKSSACFALGLIGEPRSVTLIYENLESKNITVAEEAAKAIEKIIRKNPERFAVEYLENAEPSFVDHLMKWLLKNHEDLYEEINSYMAFKEAT